A stretch of DNA from Amylolactobacillus amylophilus DSM 20533 = JCM 1125:
ATCTCACGGGCGATTGTGCAGCTGACGGTGGTTGGCTACTTATTGAAGTATATTTTCGGCGTGAATAACGTTTGGCTGACCTTTGCCATGGTGGCGATTATTGTACTAAACGCCGCCTGGAACTCCAGCAAACGCAGTAACGGTCTGCCTAACGCGTTTAAAATTTCGGTTCTGGCGATGAGTCTGTCTACGGCTGTCTGTCTCAGCATCTTAATCTTATCGGGTTCGCTTAAGGTTACGCCGTCTCAAATCGTTCCGATCACTGGGATGACGGCCTCAAACGCGATGGTGGCATCTGGTCTGGCCTATCGGTCAATGGATAGCTTGTTCCGTGACCAACACCAACAGGTGATGGAGAAGCTGGCACTCGGCGCAACACCTGCCCAGGCGACGAAATCAATTGTGCGTGAAGCCATCAAGACCGGGATGACACCGACGATTGATTCAAGTAAGACTCTTGGGCTGGTTAGCCTGCCTGGAATGATGAGTGGATTGATCTTCGCCGGTGTTGATCCAGTTAAGGCAATTGGCTATCAAATAATGGTGACTTTCATGTTGCTCGCCACTACTAGTCTCAGCTCAATTACCGTGGTATACCTAGGCTACAAGCAGTTCTACAACCAAGAGGAGCAATTAGTGCGCTAATGTTTTAAATATTTTGCTGAAAAAGGGCTTGGCATTTTCTTTCTTTCATGTATAATATTACTTGTTGAAAAAATGCTGATTTAGCTCAGTTGGTAGAGCAACGCACTAGTAATGCGTAGGTCGGAGGTTCAAGTCCTCTAATCAGCATATCTGGGGTTTCTTAGTTAAACTTCGTGAAATAAAATCACCTACAGGACGGGGATATTACAGCGTTCGTAGGTGATTTTTTCTTCTATGGAATTTCTTTGTAAAACTATGTTTTATGAAAAATTGTGGCTTAATTGTGGAAGTAACAAAATCAGTAAAAACTTGACGTTTCTAAGTCTACCTTCAGCTGTAAGATTTAGGCTACTCCTTAATTTTTCGTAAAGACGCAGGCATAATCAGATATAAACCGAACCAGATGATACAATGTAAGCGTAATAGTTTGGGTTGACCACATAGTGAATCAAGAATTTAATACTACAATTGTTACGGTGACGCACGATTTGGAAGTGGCTAAACGTCATGATAGAGTCATTGAAATCGGCTGAAAGGAGTCGGGTAGAGTGTTCTTTTATGTAATGATTTTTTCGCTGGCGGTTGGAATAGCTTTGATTGCTGTTGGAATCTATCGTAGAAATAAAAGTATTTGGTATAAAATCTCCATTATTGTAGGAATAGCGCTAGTCCTTTATGCTATTTATTTGGGATTTCCAAAATAATAAATTGTGTATGATTAGAGCTCCTCGCCAACCGGCGAGGTATTTTTTTGCCCGAAATCGGCCACAAAAAAACCAGCCGATTGGCTGGCAATGAAATGCTATTATGCGCCCCCTCGGAGTCGAACCGAGATTTCAAGAACCGGAATCTTGCGTGCGATCCATTACACTAAGGGCGCGAACAATATTATTCTATCAATAATTGCAGAAATAGCAACATAAATTTTCAAGATTAAAAAATTAGTGCCAATCCTTGAATTTCAAAATTGATGTTGGTATACTTGTGTTGTTGAAAAAGAAGAAATGGTTTCAAGACTGTTTCTTCTCTCTTTTGAGAAACGTGGGTCATACAAAGTCAAATAATGGGACATTATATGACCCAGCAAGGAGGAAACTTTTAATGCATGATGAATTTACATGGATTGAAAATCTCGTTCCTGACGTTATCAAGACCATTCGACAAAGATTTACTGTTTTGCAACAGATTTCATGGCTAGCTCCTGTGGGGCGGCGAATCATTGCTGAACGACTAGGAATCAGTGAAAGAACGATTCGGACCGAAACTGACTACCTCAAGTCGCAAGGATTAATTGATATTAATCACCTCGGCATGGTACTAACCCCGAAGGGTGAGAAGACCATTTCTGGCTTGGCACCAATCATTGCCAAGTTATTCGACGAAAGCCAGACCGAATTACGTCTTGCAGAAAAGCTAGGTATTAACAGGGCAATCATTGTCCCGGGTAACGCTGACTTGCAGGATCATGTTTTTGGATTACTCGGTACGGAGTTAAACGCCGCACTCGATTTACTTCTACCATTAGGACAGAACACGATTACGGTCCTTGGTGGTAAGACGATGGCGGAGATTGTACCGAATCTCTCAAGCAACCTCTCACATCATAGACAGCTAATGTTTGTGCCAGGTCGTGGGGCGTTGGGCGAGAGCGTTGAAATCCAGAGCAACACAGTGTGTCAGGTAATGGCACATTATAGTAACGGTAAGTATCGCGCTTTATACCTACCCGAGAATGTTAGTCCAGAAGTTTTACGGTCGCTAACACAGGACCCCTCCATTGGTGAGGTGCTGGATTACATCTCAAATAGTGATGCTGTTATCCATGGTATTGGAGCGGCAGACGTCATGGCCCAAAGACGTGACTTAGACTTAACTGTCAAGTCACAGTTACGTCAACAGGATGCTGTGGTTGAATGTTTCGGGTATTTCTTCAACCGGAGTGGTCAGGTGATTTACAAGATACCAAGAATTGGTTTGCAATTGGAGGATCTTTTCAAAATACCTCATGTATTCGCTGTTGCAGCCGGCACTAAGAAGGCGGCTGCCATCAAGGCTTACATGCACAATGCACCGAAACAGACGTGGTTAATCACGGATGAAGGTGCCGCTAACTCGATTTTAAATGGGATATAGACCCACTTAAAATATAATTTTACTTATTTCCTAAGGAGGAAGAAACTGTTATGACAGTTAAAATTGGTATTAACGGATTTGGTCGTATTGGCCGTCTTGCATTTCGTCGTATTCTTGAATTAGGTGCAAAATCAAGTGACATCGAAGTTGTTGCTATCAACGACTTGACAAGCCCATCACTTTTGGCACATCTTTTGAAATATGATTCAACTCATGGAACTATTGACAACGAAGTATCTGCTACTGAAGATTCAATCGTTGTTGATGGTAAGAGCTACCATGTATACGCAGAACCACAAGCACAAAACATTCCTTGGGTTAAGAACGACGGCGTTGACTTCGTTCTTGAATGTACTGGCTTCTACACTTCAAAGGCTAAGTCACAAGCTCACTTGGATGCAGGTGCAAAACGTGTTCTTATCTCAGCTCCAGCTGGTAAAGATTTGAAGACTATCGTTTACAACGTAAACGACGACACTTTAACTGGTGACGACACAATCGTTTCTGCAGGTTCATGTACTACAAACTGCTTAGCACCAATGGTTCACTACTTGGACAAGGACTTCGGTCTTGAAGTTGGTACTATGACTACTATCCACGCTTACACATCAACTCAAATGTTACTTGATGGCCCTGTTCGTGGTGGTGACTTACGTGCTGCACGTTCAGCTGCTGCTAACACTATTCCTCACTCAACTGGTGCTGCTAAGGCTATCGGTTTGGTTGTTCCTAGTGCTAACGGTAAGGTTCAAGGACATGCAC
This window harbors:
- a CDS encoding ABC transporter permease, producing the protein MSNLTVSPATLAITFSLVLFAIFISYKQKLGITKDIIWGISRAIVQLTVVGYLLKYIFGVNNVWLTFAMVAIIVLNAAWNSSKRSNGLPNAFKISVLAMSLSTAVCLSILILSGSLKVTPSQIVPITGMTASNAMVASGLAYRSMDSLFRDQHQQVMEKLALGATPAQATKSIVREAIKTGMTPTIDSSKTLGLVSLPGMMSGLIFAGVDPVKAIGYQIMVTFMLLATTSLSSITVVYLGYKQFYNQEEQLVR
- a CDS encoding sugar-binding transcriptional regulator, whose translation is MHDEFTWIENLVPDVIKTIRQRFTVLQQISWLAPVGRRIIAERLGISERTIRTETDYLKSQGLIDINHLGMVLTPKGEKTISGLAPIIAKLFDESQTELRLAEKLGINRAIIVPGNADLQDHVFGLLGTELNAALDLLLPLGQNTITVLGGKTMAEIVPNLSSNLSHHRQLMFVPGRGALGESVEIQSNTVCQVMAHYSNGKYRALYLPENVSPEVLRSLTQDPSIGEVLDYISNSDAVIHGIGAADVMAQRRDLDLTVKSQLRQQDAVVECFGYFFNRSGQVIYKIPRIGLQLEDLFKIPHVFAVAAGTKKAAAIKAYMHNAPKQTWLITDEGAANSILNGI
- the gap gene encoding type I glyceraldehyde-3-phosphate dehydrogenase; amino-acid sequence: MTVKIGINGFGRIGRLAFRRILELGAKSSDIEVVAINDLTSPSLLAHLLKYDSTHGTIDNEVSATEDSIVVDGKSYHVYAEPQAQNIPWVKNDGVDFVLECTGFYTSKAKSQAHLDAGAKRVLISAPAGKDLKTIVYNVNDDTLTGDDTIVSAGSCTTNCLAPMVHYLDKDFGLEVGTMTTIHAYTSTQMLLDGPVRGGDLRAARSAAANTIPHSTGAAKAIGLVVPSANGKVQGHAQRVGVVDGSLTELVTILDKKVTADEVNEAMRKHTEGNESFGWNEDSIVSSDVIGTTYGSIFDPTQTEVTTVGDKQLVKTVAWYDNEYGFTCQMVRTLLKFATL